The following proteins are co-located in the Desulfoscipio sp. XC116 genome:
- a CDS encoding N-acyl homoserine lactonase family protein: protein MKYSIRPIVLCEGIRDMSQWTYRWNVGKKVKSACYVWYIEGSNPKILVDAGAQGEHFNPEFPMTTRVPLDEGLAKVGLKPNDIDLIIVTHMHFDHIALSNRYKNATFIVQKKELDFARNPHVFNAVDYNPSYFEGIKLQVVDGDTEIIPGVKVLLTPGHSPGGQSVQIETKKGKAIITGFCSQMSTFIQTPSMKERGLEVAACGLHTDCREVYDSALRVKKEAEILIPCHDPMFMDEEKIP from the coding sequence ATGAAATATAGTATTAGACCTATTGTACTATGTGAAGGTATCAGAGATATGTCACAGTGGACTTATCGTTGGAACGTAGGCAAAAAGGTTAAAAGCGCCTGTTACGTTTGGTACATAGAGGGGTCAAACCCTAAAATTCTGGTTGATGCCGGTGCTCAGGGAGAACATTTTAATCCTGAATTCCCAATGACTACGCGTGTTCCTCTTGATGAGGGTCTGGCCAAGGTTGGCCTTAAACCAAACGATATTGATCTTATTATTGTTACCCATATGCATTTTGACCATATAGCTCTCTCAAATAGATATAAAAACGCTACATTTATTGTCCAAAAAAAAGAACTGGATTTTGCTAGAAACCCTCACGTATTTAATGCGGTAGATTATAATCCGTCGTACTTTGAAGGAATAAAACTACAAGTTGTTGATGGGGATACGGAAATAATTCCTGGAGTGAAAGTTCTTCTTACACCAGGCCATAGTCCAGGAGGACAATCTGTTCAAATAGAAACGAAAAAAGGAAAAGCGATCATTACTGGGTTCTGTTCTCAAATGAGTACTTTTATACAGACACCTTCTATGAAAGAAAGAGGCCTTGAGGTAGCTGCGTGTGGATTGCATACGGATTGCCGTGAAGTCTATGACAGTGCTCTTAGGGTTAAGAAAGAAGCTGAGATTTTAATTCCATGCCATGATCCAATGTTTATGGATGAAGAAAAAATTCCATAA
- a CDS encoding MmgE/PrpD family protein, which translates to MGDMVNEISEKYAKLQFNDLSSEVVDTTKKFIIDTLGCGFAGTKASGSIEVMNLFASFGGKEEATLFGSGHRLPCHSAAFVNSVLSHALDFDDTLDDAAMHCYVSVLPAALSLAEARKASGKQLITAVALGVDLSCRLGAAIRTSLSWIRTATCGSFGSAAAAAKVLNLKQQDMLNTFGVAYSQTSGNAQCLLDGGLAKRIQPAFSARAGVLSALMAEMGITGAREVFEGKFGYFNLYERGAYDRGKCLEGLGEEFFGMKLSIKPYPSCRMTHSSIDAALAVKQKYGFSFEEVEKAELFVSKMSKEMVGKPFAIRQNPQVDAQFSIPYTVSVALTKGKPFIDDFEDAVICDEKRKYAAGKINVYASEDIGERDLKPAVIKVYLKNGDVLTDKIDVLKGHPENPLCWEECIRKFKKCTAWGVQKYEDNVIDRIVEIVLNLDQIEDVSKIQTHLLNCN; encoded by the coding sequence ATGGGCGACATGGTTAATGAGATTAGCGAAAAGTATGCAAAACTGCAATTTAACGACCTTTCCTCTGAAGTAGTTGATACTACAAAGAAGTTTATAATTGATACTCTAGGCTGCGGGTTTGCTGGAACAAAAGCCTCGGGGAGCATAGAGGTCATGAATCTTTTTGCTTCTTTTGGCGGTAAGGAGGAAGCTACCCTGTTTGGTTCTGGCCACCGGTTGCCCTGCCACAGTGCAGCGTTTGTCAACAGTGTTCTGAGCCATGCGCTGGACTTTGATGATACCTTGGATGATGCGGCCATGCACTGTTACGTAAGCGTCCTTCCCGCTGCGTTGTCGCTGGCAGAAGCCAGAAAGGCAAGTGGAAAACAGCTTATTACGGCTGTAGCTCTGGGAGTTGATTTAAGCTGCCGACTGGGTGCTGCTATCAGGACTTCCTTAAGCTGGATTCGCACTGCCACTTGTGGTTCTTTTGGGTCGGCGGCTGCCGCCGCTAAAGTTTTAAACTTAAAACAACAGGACATGCTTAACACTTTCGGAGTGGCATACAGTCAAACATCCGGCAATGCCCAGTGCCTTTTAGACGGGGGATTGGCCAAAAGAATACAACCTGCTTTCTCAGCCAGAGCAGGGGTCCTTTCAGCACTAATGGCTGAAATGGGAATTACCGGGGCGCGTGAAGTGTTCGAGGGGAAATTTGGGTATTTCAATCTTTACGAGCGTGGCGCCTATGACCGGGGAAAGTGCCTGGAAGGGCTGGGAGAAGAGTTTTTCGGCATGAAGTTAAGCATAAAACCATATCCTTCCTGCCGCATGACGCATTCCTCCATAGATGCGGCTCTAGCTGTTAAGCAAAAATATGGCTTTAGCTTTGAGGAAGTTGAAAAGGCGGAACTTTTTGTATCCAAAATGTCCAAGGAAATGGTAGGTAAGCCGTTTGCAATAAGGCAGAACCCGCAGGTTGACGCGCAGTTTAGCATACCGTACACAGTGAGTGTAGCGCTTACAAAAGGGAAACCCTTTATTGATGATTTTGAAGATGCAGTTATATGCGACGAAAAGAGAAAATATGCGGCCGGCAAAATTAATGTTTATGCAAGTGAAGATATTGGGGAAAGGGACTTAAAGCCTGCTGTTATAAAGGTATACCTTAAGAATGGAGATGTTTTGACCGACAAGATTGATGTTTTAAAGGGGCACCCGGAAAATCCTTTATGCTGGGAAGAATGCATTAGGAAATTTAAAAAGTGTACTGCTTGGGGTGTTCAAAAATACGAAGACAACGTAATTGATAGAATTGTGGAAATAGTTCTAAATCTGGACCAGATTGAAGATGTAAGTAAAATTCAAACACACTTACTTAACTGTAATTAA
- a CDS encoding GntR family transcriptional regulator, producing MATNNKVTSDELAYREIRSAIISGYYKSGERLIESEIAEKLELSRTPIREALKHLEKEGFLVREPYKGMMVRRFTLKEINNYYQVRSVLEALCAYLVTKNATDKLKNNLTENIKLSRNAIQANDFKLLAKLNNDFHTSLTMASGNKMLVQILDNLRVYSAIMRISIWTIPNRAQKALKEHESIVDAIIMGKKFLAAKKAIGHMTSSWENAKKLLE from the coding sequence ATGGCAACTAATAATAAAGTTACCTCAGATGAATTGGCCTATAGGGAAATTAGAAGCGCGATAATATCAGGATATTACAAGTCCGGAGAGAGATTAATAGAATCCGAAATTGCTGAGAAGCTTGAATTAAGTAGAACTCCTATTCGGGAAGCGTTAAAACACCTTGAGAAAGAGGGCTTCCTGGTGAGGGAACCCTACAAGGGCATGATGGTAAGAAGATTTACTTTAAAAGAAATCAACAATTACTACCAAGTAAGATCTGTGCTTGAGGCTCTATGTGCATATTTAGTAACTAAAAATGCAACTGATAAATTAAAAAATAATTTAACTGAAAATATTAAATTATCACGAAACGCAATTCAAGCCAACGATTTTAAACTTTTAGCTAAATTAAACAATGATTTTCATACAAGCTTGACCATGGCTAGCGGGAATAAGATGTTAGTTCAAATCCTTGATAATTTGAGGGTTTATTCGGCTATAATGCGAATTTCAATTTGGACGATACCTAACAGGGCTCAAAAGGCGTTGAAGGAACATGAGAGCATCGTTGACGCTATTATCATGGGGAAAAAGTTTTTAGCAGCGAAAAAGGCGATCGGCCATATGACCAGCTCGTGGGAAAACGCCAAAAAATTACTGGAATAG
- a CDS encoding (Fe-S)-binding protein yields MLDYDEYQKKLEEAISKSTFRCRNCNYCYSVCPLYKSMEGFMVNGPSGIIQSIYYYLKWNLNDAEQKKNLTEILFSCTTCNACVIACEELSAGIPLLEIIENGRKLLVDNNIGPMPFQRNALKAIYAKGNPYNFDSENRLAWAKDINIKKLPDEKADMLYYVGCSVSYDPEIRNIAVSLVKLMKNQGTDFGVLEKERCCSCAANRLGDEFLFQEMSQQNTKSFVESGVKSIVTTSPHCYNTYIKEYQGLDNIEIQHYVHMLHNWTTNKKIKFEKKLNYVVTYHDPCYLGKHNGIYEEPREIIEAIPGVKLVEMKDNRKMSLCCGGGGGRMWTEVKEEKRLANQRVEQALAAGANILAVACPWCHIMLQNAIKDLEQEENIKVVDISELLAEALAL; encoded by the coding sequence ATGCTGGATTACGATGAGTACCAGAAGAAATTAGAAGAAGCGATCTCCAAATCAACATTCAGGTGCCGAAACTGCAATTACTGCTATTCCGTGTGCCCGCTGTATAAATCTATGGAAGGGTTTATGGTTAATGGCCCTTCCGGTATAATCCAGTCAATTTACTACTACTTAAAATGGAATCTCAATGATGCCGAACAAAAGAAAAACTTGACAGAAATTCTTTTTTCCTGTACAACCTGCAACGCATGCGTAATAGCATGTGAAGAATTAAGTGCGGGAATACCGCTGCTGGAAATTATAGAAAACGGCCGCAAGCTGCTAGTGGACAACAATATAGGTCCGATGCCCTTCCAACGCAATGCTTTAAAAGCAATCTATGCCAAAGGTAATCCATATAACTTTGATTCCGAAAACAGGTTGGCCTGGGCAAAAGACATCAATATTAAAAAACTCCCGGATGAAAAAGCGGATATGCTTTACTATGTGGGCTGCAGCGTCTCATACGATCCGGAAATACGGAACATTGCCGTAAGCCTTGTTAAGCTAATGAAAAACCAGGGCACTGACTTTGGGGTATTGGAAAAAGAGAGATGCTGCAGCTGTGCCGCCAACCGCTTGGGTGACGAATTTCTTTTTCAGGAGATGTCACAGCAAAACACCAAGAGTTTTGTAGAAAGCGGCGTAAAAAGCATTGTTACCACTTCGCCCCATTGTTATAACACCTATATCAAGGAATATCAAGGCCTGGATAATATTGAAATTCAGCATTATGTGCATATGCTGCATAATTGGACAACTAACAAAAAGATAAAGTTTGAAAAAAAACTAAATTATGTGGTAACGTACCATGATCCCTGCTACCTTGGTAAACACAACGGAATTTACGAGGAACCACGCGAAATTATAGAAGCTATTCCCGGTGTCAAGCTGGTAGAGATGAAAGACAACAGGAAAATGAGCCTTTGCTGCGGCGGAGGCGGAGGAAGAATGTGGACGGAAGTAAAAGAAGAGAAACGCCTGGCAAATCAACGTGTGGAACAGGCACTGGCCGCGGGAGCCAACATACTGGCCGTAGCCTGCCCGTGGTGCCATATCATGCTGCAGAATGCCATAAAAGATTTGGAACAGGAAGAAAATATAAAAGTTGTGGATATTTCTGAACTTCTTGCCGAAGCATTGGCCCTTTAA
- a CDS encoding FAD-binding oxidoreductase: MDLQAQDIKKDLAQIVGEQYVSDNIFERVKSALDPMPYHIKNDSIPYVVVLPKNKEEISEIMKYANKNKISVFVRCSGTQLNGASRPHAPGIVLNTKRINSFEIIEKGGYFECEPGVRCKEMADELKALGYWLPVYPGSQVIASMGGLISNNTSGHLTDTYTGKPGDYVHGLEVVLPTGEIIETGTVGLRKPAGTDLTKFFVGGDGLMGIIVRIRMRLLPLLPRAYGVAIFKDLEALAGGVQRMYLEKRPVPIFMEFMSKTIADIGFQVKGMEAPPGPVLLTVTEGLTKKEAEYKVDEQVKSFKKEKVIVAYRVTDMNEWEKLWGTREVIGSYIMQVQRGKLITSELSGNLAELVEIMRDAESFNEGLSVLQEIPTLLFGHIGALAIHASFLLPADWEDDKLKKATDELFQRETEINFKYRTCGGEWGQFAKRTPFFIKRYGQFSYDLVKNIKAVFDPNNILNPGIFEGHR, encoded by the coding sequence ATGGATTTGCAAGCCCAGGACATAAAGAAAGACCTTGCCCAAATAGTTGGGGAGCAGTACGTATCAGACAACATATTTGAAAGAGTAAAAAGTGCGCTGGACCCCATGCCATACCACATAAAGAATGATAGCATACCCTATGTGGTAGTACTGCCAAAAAACAAAGAAGAAATCTCCGAAATAATGAAATATGCCAATAAAAATAAAATATCCGTATTTGTCAGGTGTTCCGGAACACAGCTAAACGGTGCGTCCAGACCGCATGCTCCCGGAATAGTGCTGAACACCAAGCGAATAAACTCATTTGAAATTATAGAAAAAGGCGGATATTTTGAATGTGAACCCGGCGTCAGGTGTAAAGAAATGGCGGATGAGTTAAAAGCATTAGGTTACTGGCTGCCCGTTTACCCCGGCAGCCAGGTTATTGCTAGTATGGGAGGATTAATTTCAAACAACACCAGCGGACACCTTACCGATACATATACCGGTAAGCCTGGTGATTACGTGCATGGGCTGGAAGTAGTGCTCCCTACCGGTGAAATCATTGAAACCGGCACGGTGGGTCTTAGAAAACCAGCCGGGACAGATTTAACCAAATTTTTTGTAGGCGGGGACGGTCTTATGGGTATTATTGTAAGAATACGGATGAGACTTTTACCCTTGTTGCCACGGGCATATGGCGTAGCTATCTTTAAAGACTTGGAGGCATTGGCCGGGGGAGTGCAAAGAATGTATTTAGAGAAACGCCCGGTTCCCATATTTATGGAGTTCATGTCCAAAACTATTGCAGATATTGGCTTTCAGGTTAAGGGCATGGAAGCGCCTCCGGGACCTGTTCTATTAACAGTTACAGAGGGCTTAACTAAGAAAGAGGCCGAGTACAAAGTTGACGAGCAAGTTAAGTCCTTCAAAAAAGAAAAAGTTATTGTGGCATACAGGGTCACAGACATGAATGAATGGGAAAAACTCTGGGGGACCAGGGAAGTTATCGGGTCATATATCATGCAGGTGCAGAGAGGTAAATTAATTACCTCGGAATTGTCCGGTAACCTTGCCGAGCTTGTGGAAATAATGCGGGATGCCGAGAGCTTCAACGAAGGCCTTTCCGTATTGCAGGAAATACCTACCCTTCTTTTCGGCCATATTGGGGCTTTGGCTATCCATGCTTCGTTCCTGCTTCCTGCTGATTGGGAGGATGACAAGCTCAAAAAAGCGACAGACGAATTGTTTCAACGCGAAACTGAAATTAACTTTAAATACCGCACCTGCGGCGGTGAATGGGGGCAATTTGCCAAAAGGACACCTTTCTTTATTAAAAGGTATGGTCAATTCTCCTACGACCTGGTTAAAAATATTAAGGCAGTTTTCGACCCCAATAATATTTTAAATCCGGGCATTTTCGAAGGTCACAGGTAA
- a CDS encoding MFS transporter: METVETTVNTNLKPEPGISPEGKRTILAAHLAFFVDMFDIYLPIVALAPAMIYFTPKDLPTSITTTLFYLTFAATLLGRPLGAVIFGHFGDSIGRKKTALISMIGFSIVTLCIAVLPGYEQVGLLGIGLIIFLRFIDGIFLGGEYTAANPLAMEYAPKSKRGIIGAFIIGGYPLSYVVISLVTAAMLYLTPSGGIQSAYVQYGWRIPFIVGFIFSMGIFIYFLKFVPESKLWLEAKKTKAPLKELFSGESLRNFLQVFVMMTGVWFAFNAITGTLPGVLINVLGVEAKAVTNSLLIVNLILFFAYLAVGSLGQKYGRRMVLICVGILACTIAPYLYYLLVSGALENTTRLLLLALAIELLVLPGTWGIGLAYITERFRTSVRASGFGLGWSLSVMIPSFYSFYMLGLGSIMPYEYTQIVLLVLGGILIIIGAAWGPETKDVDF; the protein is encoded by the coding sequence ATGGAAACGGTGGAAACTACAGTAAATACAAATTTAAAACCTGAACCGGGTATCTCTCCTGAAGGCAAAAGAACAATACTAGCTGCTCATCTTGCATTTTTTGTGGACATGTTTGATATCTATCTTCCTATAGTAGCATTAGCTCCAGCTATGATTTATTTTACGCCTAAAGATTTACCAACTTCTATAACCACTACATTATTCTATTTAACATTTGCTGCTACATTATTAGGAAGGCCACTAGGCGCAGTAATATTTGGTCACTTTGGAGATAGCATCGGCAGGAAGAAAACAGCACTGATATCAATGATTGGTTTCAGTATAGTAACATTGTGTATCGCCGTACTTCCTGGATACGAGCAAGTAGGGCTATTAGGCATTGGTTTGATAATATTTTTAAGATTTATAGACGGTATTTTCCTCGGTGGGGAATACACGGCTGCAAATCCTCTAGCAATGGAGTATGCACCTAAAAGTAAAAGAGGTATAATCGGCGCATTTATAATTGGCGGGTATCCATTATCTTATGTTGTAATATCTCTTGTTACTGCTGCAATGCTTTATCTTACACCATCTGGGGGAATACAATCAGCTTACGTACAGTATGGTTGGAGAATACCATTTATTGTAGGGTTTATTTTTTCCATGGGTATTTTTATTTACTTTTTAAAATTTGTGCCTGAATCTAAACTATGGCTCGAAGCTAAGAAGACAAAAGCTCCCCTTAAAGAATTGTTTAGCGGCGAAAGTTTACGTAACTTTTTGCAGGTTTTTGTTATGATGACCGGTGTGTGGTTTGCTTTTAATGCTATAACCGGAACATTACCTGGAGTACTTATTAATGTATTAGGCGTAGAAGCTAAGGCCGTTACGAATAGTCTTTTGATTGTGAATTTAATTCTATTCTTTGCTTATTTAGCAGTTGGTTCTCTAGGACAAAAGTATGGCAGAAGAATGGTGCTAATATGTGTTGGGATATTAGCATGTACTATTGCACCTTATTTATATTATCTTTTAGTTTCTGGCGCGCTTGAGAATACAACTCGACTCCTCTTATTAGCATTAGCAATTGAATTGTTGGTATTGCCGGGAACTTGGGGTATAGGGCTTGCTTATATAACTGAAAGGTTTAGGACTAGTGTTCGGGCATCTGGTTTTGGGCTTGGATGGAGTCTTTCGGTTATGATCCCGTCATTTTATTCGTTTTACATGTTGGGACTTGGATCTATAATGCCTTATGAGTATACTCAAATAGTATTATTAGTCTTGGGCGGTATACTTATAATTATAGGTGCAGCATGGGGGCCGGAAACAAAAGATGTGGATTTTTAA